From Streptomyces sp. CMB-StM0423, a single genomic window includes:
- a CDS encoding type ISP restriction/modification enzyme produces the protein MGGSADGGPAVAEPAASAAEGPAEEPPAEERPARADSAADAPAVPAARRAVVKPRASVEGATPAPARQLAEGDSAPLLADLMPWGVAPLRLGRGWVMAPDAASLRRRWDALVRAEGDERDALFRATRARTTHSAVAQLPGRAAGTGRLAREEGPCPEPVRVLHGAYDQQWLIPDNRLLDAARPELWRVADDRQLFAVEAGYVTPGPGGSCGLAVVASALLPDGRSPAGRPGRIRPLYRRPRGREPNLPPRLLRWLGRRLGGKVGPEDVFAWALATGRATPRGCAVPLTADPEAWRAGVARGRRLLEVQLRGARGGGRPRLPGGRRPYVRAALPARPAEVSYDPEEEALLLGEGRISPVPRGAWEFTAGGVSVLEQWIAARLEPAEPGTLAAIRPGAWPQEWTSELLELITVLALLAEAADPGADEARGTDGSYPAEITAAELHEAGILPAPPSSRRPASVLDHHEEGPEGQFALI, from the coding sequence ATGGGTGGTTCGGCGGACGGTGGTCCGGCCGTGGCGGAGCCCGCCGCGTCCGCGGCGGAGGGCCCGGCGGAGGAGCCGCCGGCGGAGGAGCGGCCCGCGCGCGCGGACTCCGCGGCGGACGCGCCCGCGGTCCCTGCGGCGCGGCGGGCCGTGGTCAAGCCGCGGGCATCCGTCGAAGGTGCGACGCCCGCCCCTGCCCGTCAGCTCGCCGAAGGCGACTCCGCCCCGCTGCTCGCCGATCTCATGCCCTGGGGCGTCGCCCCGCTGCGGCTCGGGCGGGGGTGGGTCATGGCGCCCGACGCCGCCTCGTTGCGGCGGCGGTGGGATGCGCTCGTACGGGCCGAAGGCGACGAGCGGGACGCACTCTTCCGGGCGACGCGGGCGCGGACGACGCACAGTGCCGTGGCGCAGTTGCCCGGCCGGGCCGCCGGGACCGGGCGGCTGGCGCGGGAGGAGGGGCCGTGTCCCGAGCCGGTGCGGGTGCTGCACGGGGCGTACGACCAGCAGTGGCTGATCCCCGACAACCGGCTGCTCGACGCCGCCCGCCCCGAGTTGTGGCGGGTCGCGGACGACCGGCAGTTGTTCGCCGTCGAGGCGGGATACGTCACGCCGGGCCCCGGCGGGTCCTGCGGGCTGGCCGTGGTCGCGTCCGCGCTGCTGCCGGACGGGCGCTCGCCCGCCGGGCGGCCGGGCCGGATCCGGCCGCTGTACCGGCGCCCCCGGGGCCGGGAGCCCAACCTCCCGCCGCGGCTGCTGCGTTGGCTGGGACGGCGGCTGGGCGGGAAGGTCGGTCCCGAGGACGTGTTCGCGTGGGCGCTGGCCACGGGGCGGGCCACCCCGCGCGGCTGCGCGGTGCCGCTGACCGCGGACCCCGAGGCGTGGCGGGCCGGCGTGGCGCGCGGGCGGCGGCTGCTGGAGGTGCAGCTCCGCGGCGCCCGCGGCGGCGGCAGGCCCCGGCTCCCGGGCGGCCGGCGGCCGTATGTGCGGGCGGCGCTGCCGGCCAGGCCCGCGGAGGTGTCGTACGACCCGGAGGAGGAGGCGCTGCTCCTCGGCGAGGGCCGCATCTCGCCGGTGCCGCGCGGCGCATGGGAGTTCACGGCGGGCGGCGTCTCCGTGCTGGAGCAGTGGATCGCGGCACGGCTGGAGCCCGCCGAGCCGGGGACGCTGGCGGCGATACGGCCCGGGGCCTGGCCGCAGGAGTGGACGTCGGAGCTGCTGGAGCTGATCACGGTGCTGGCGCTGCTCGCGGAGGCGGCGGACCCGGGCGCGGACGAGGCGCGGGGCACGGACGGCTCGTACCCCGCGGAGATCACCGCGGCCGAACTGCACGAGGCGGGCATCCTGCCCGCCCCGCCCTCGTCCCGCCGCCCGGCGTCGGTGCTGGACCACCACGAGGAGGGCCCGGAGGGCCAGTTCGCCCTGATATGA
- a CDS encoding GntR family transcriptional regulator, translated as MTGLFAPDSLQLNRKLPLWYQVSQSLRASILGRPPDAPLRLPTEEQLAGHYGVSVLTLRQALKELEEEGLITRHRRRGTFIEATARHTAPVRLLGSVDAIVAQQSGDRTTLLAHGPAPVPADLAGYFPDLAEAMTYRRLRHDGTTGEATNWADNTVHPEAAARIDPADLERWPMTKVLRDRAGIHIARITDTVTATLAEPETVELLGVPLLSPILHYTGVSYDDGGRVVDVARIRYRGDRFSFSVTLEAP; from the coding sequence ATGACCGGCCTCTTCGCCCCCGACTCCCTCCAGCTCAACCGCAAGCTGCCGCTGTGGTACCAGGTGTCGCAGTCCCTGCGCGCCTCGATCCTCGGCCGCCCCCCGGACGCGCCGCTGCGGCTGCCGACGGAGGAACAGCTCGCCGGGCACTACGGCGTCAGCGTGCTCACGCTCCGCCAGGCCCTCAAGGAGCTGGAGGAGGAGGGTCTGATCACGCGGCACCGCCGGCGCGGCACGTTCATCGAGGCCACCGCCCGGCACACCGCCCCCGTCCGGCTGCTGGGCTCGGTCGACGCGATCGTCGCCCAGCAGTCCGGCGACCGCACGACGCTCCTGGCCCACGGCCCCGCCCCGGTCCCCGCGGACCTCGCCGGGTACTTCCCGGATCTCGCCGAGGCCATGACGTACCGCCGCCTGCGCCACGACGGCACCACCGGCGAGGCCACCAACTGGGCCGACAACACCGTCCACCCGGAAGCGGCGGCCCGCATCGACCCGGCGGACCTGGAGCGCTGGCCGATGACGAAGGTCCTCCGCGACCGCGCCGGCATCCACATCGCCCGCATCACGGACACGGTCACCGCCACGCTGGCGGAACCGGAGACGGTCGAACTGCTCGGAGTCCCGCTGCTGAGCCCGATCCTGCACTACACGGGCGTCTCGTACGACGACGGCGGCAGGGTGGTGGACGTGGCCAGGATCCGCTACCGCGGCGACCGTTTCTCGTTCAGCGTGACGCTGGAGGCACCGTAG
- the hmgA gene encoding homogentisate 1,2-dioxygenase, whose amino-acid sequence MTSSAEQGRAEQGRAGEARGEQERAERARKTAERLSYLSGFGNQHSSEAVPGALPTGRNSPQRAPLGLYAEQLSGSAFTEPRAHNRRSWLYRIRPSAAHPRFVRADNGALRTAPFTEAVPDPNRLRWNPLPEPPAGTDFLAGLWTLGGNGDVTQRTGMAIHLYAANAPMDRVFSDADGELLVVPEHGGLLLRTELGLLCAEPGHVALVPRGVRFRVEPLTAGATVRGYVCENYGSPFVLPDLGPIGANGLANPRDFLAPVAAYEEAAGPVEVVSKFCGNLWTATYDHSPLDVVAWHGNHVPYVYDLHRFNVIGTISYDHPDPSIFTVLTSPSDTPGLAGVDFVVFAPRWLVGEDTFRPPYFHRNVMSEYMGLVDGAYDAKTAGPGGFVPGGGSLHNMMSAHGPDQETFDRASAAELKPQKIDDGLAFMFETRWPVTLTPQARDADHLQQGYDDVWRGLRQEFRP is encoded by the coding sequence ATGACCAGCAGCGCAGAGCAGGGACGGGCCGAGCAGGGACGGGCGGGGGAGGCGCGCGGCGAGCAGGAGCGCGCCGAGCGGGCGCGCAAGACCGCCGAGAGGCTGTCGTACCTCTCCGGCTTCGGCAACCAGCACAGCTCCGAGGCCGTCCCCGGCGCCCTGCCCACCGGGCGCAACTCCCCCCAGCGCGCCCCCCTCGGGCTCTACGCCGAGCAGTTGTCGGGCTCCGCGTTCACCGAGCCCCGCGCCCACAACCGGCGCTCCTGGCTCTACCGCATCCGCCCCTCCGCCGCCCACCCCCGCTTCGTCCGCGCGGACAACGGCGCCCTGCGCACCGCCCCGTTCACCGAGGCGGTCCCCGACCCCAACCGGCTCCGCTGGAACCCGCTGCCCGAACCCCCGGCGGGCACCGACTTCCTGGCCGGTCTGTGGACCCTCGGCGGCAACGGCGACGTCACCCAGCGCACCGGCATGGCGATCCACCTCTACGCCGCCAACGCCCCCATGGACCGCGTCTTCTCCGACGCCGACGGCGAACTCCTCGTCGTCCCCGAGCACGGCGGCCTGCTGCTGCGCACCGAACTCGGCCTGCTGTGCGCCGAGCCGGGACACGTCGCCCTCGTACCCCGCGGCGTCCGCTTCCGCGTCGAGCCGCTGACCGCGGGCGCCACCGTGCGCGGCTACGTCTGCGAGAACTACGGCAGCCCCTTCGTCCTCCCCGACCTCGGCCCCATCGGCGCCAACGGCCTGGCCAACCCCCGCGACTTCCTCGCCCCTGTCGCGGCGTACGAGGAGGCGGCGGGCCCGGTCGAGGTCGTCAGCAAGTTCTGCGGCAACCTGTGGACGGCCACGTACGACCACTCCCCGCTCGACGTCGTCGCCTGGCACGGCAACCACGTCCCGTACGTCTACGACCTGCACCGCTTCAACGTCATCGGCACCATCAGCTACGACCACCCCGACCCGTCCATCTTCACCGTCCTCACCTCGCCCTCCGACACCCCGGGGCTCGCGGGCGTCGACTTCGTCGTCTTCGCGCCGCGCTGGCTCGTCGGCGAGGACACCTTCCGGCCGCCGTACTTCCACCGGAACGTGATGAGCGAGTACATGGGCCTCGTCGACGGCGCGTACGACGCGAAGACTGCCGGACCGGGAGGTTTCGTGCCCGGCGGCGGCTCGCTGCACAACATGATGTCCGCGCACGGCCCCGACCAGGAGACCTTCGACCGCGCCTCGGCCGCCGAGCTGAAGCCGCAGAAGATCGACGACGGGCTGGCGTTCATGTTCGAGACCCGCTGGCCGGTCACGCTCACGCCGCAGGCGCGGGACGCCGACCACCTCCAGCAGGGCTACGACGACGTGTGGCGGGGGCTGCGGCAAGAATTCAGGCCATGA
- a CDS encoding aldehyde dehydrogenase family protein, with product MQAHDGMFIDGRWQPAAGGGVIEVVDPADEQVIATVPAGTAADVDAAVAAARAAFPRWAATPPADRAARVGALSDALAARAEDVAATVTAELGAPLTFSRKVHAAVPVAVSASYAEIGAAYPYEEKAGTATVLHEPVGVVGAITPWNYPLHQIVAKAAPALAAGCTVVLKPAENTPLVARIFAEAVAAAGFPPGVLNVVTGYGAEAGRALAEHPGTDFLSFTGSTAVGRTVAAAAGAAVKPVALELGGKSANVILPGADLARAVNAGVANVMANSGQTCTAWTRMLVHRAAYDQALTLATTALTKYAPGDPRDPATRLGPVVSAVQRERVRGHIERGTAEGAVLLAGGAGAPEGRERGYFVQPTVFADVTPDMTIAQEEIFGPVLAIMPYEDEDDALRIANGTVYGLAGAVWAADEAEAAAFARRMETGTVVVNGGKFDPLAPFGGHKQSGIGRELGVAGLAEFLHTKSLQF from the coding sequence ATGCAGGCTCACGACGGCATGTTCATCGACGGCCGCTGGCAGCCCGCCGCCGGCGGCGGCGTCATCGAGGTCGTCGACCCCGCCGACGAGCAGGTCATCGCCACCGTCCCGGCCGGCACCGCCGCCGACGTGGACGCCGCCGTCGCCGCCGCCCGCGCCGCGTTCCCCCGCTGGGCGGCGACCCCGCCCGCCGACCGGGCCGCGCGCGTCGGGGCGCTCAGCGACGCGCTGGCCGCCCGGGCGGAGGACGTCGCCGCCACGGTCACCGCGGAGCTGGGCGCGCCGCTGACGTTCAGCCGGAAGGTGCACGCCGCGGTGCCGGTCGCCGTCTCCGCCTCGTACGCGGAGATCGGCGCCGCGTACCCGTACGAGGAGAAGGCCGGGACCGCCACCGTCCTGCACGAGCCCGTGGGCGTCGTCGGCGCGATCACGCCGTGGAACTACCCGCTGCACCAGATCGTCGCCAAGGCCGCCCCCGCGCTCGCCGCCGGCTGCACCGTGGTGCTCAAGCCCGCCGAGAACACCCCGCTGGTCGCCCGGATCTTCGCCGAGGCCGTCGCCGCGGCCGGCTTCCCGCCCGGCGTCCTCAACGTCGTCACCGGGTACGGCGCCGAGGCCGGCCGGGCGCTGGCGGAGCACCCCGGCACCGACTTCCTGTCGTTCACCGGCTCCACCGCCGTCGGCCGGACCGTCGCCGCGGCGGCGGGCGCGGCGGTCAAGCCCGTGGCGCTGGAGCTGGGCGGCAAGTCCGCGAACGTCATCCTGCCGGGCGCGGACCTCGCCAGAGCCGTCAACGCCGGTGTCGCCAACGTCATGGCCAACTCCGGCCAGACCTGCACCGCCTGGACCCGGATGCTCGTCCACAGGGCCGCGTACGACCAGGCACTCACCCTGGCGACCACCGCCCTGACCAAGTACGCGCCAGGCGACCCCCGCGACCCCGCCACCCGCCTCGGCCCCGTCGTCAGCGCCGTACAGCGCGAGCGCGTCCGCGGCCACATCGAGCGCGGCACCGCGGAAGGCGCCGTGCTCCTCGCCGGCGGGGCCGGGGCTCCCGAGGGGCGCGAGCGCGGCTACTTCGTCCAGCCCACCGTCTTCGCCGACGTCACCCCCGACATGACCATCGCGCAGGAGGAGATCTTCGGCCCGGTGCTGGCGATCATGCCGTACGAGGACGAGGACGACGCCCTGCGCATCGCCAACGGCACGGTCTACGGACTGGCCGGCGCCGTGTGGGCGGCCGACGAGGCGGAGGCGGCGGCGTTCGCCCGGCGGATGGAGACCGGCACGGTCGTCGTCAACGGCGGGAAGTTCGACCCGCTGGCGCCGTTCGGCGGCCACAAGCAGTCGGGCATCGGCCGCGAGCTGGGGGTGGCCGGGCTCGCGGAGTTCCTGCACACGAAGTCGCTGCAGTTCTGA